A stretch of the Duncaniella dubosii genome encodes the following:
- the dnaG gene encoding DNA primase, protein MKKIDNATVQRILDAADIVEVVSDFVALKKRGANYVGLCPFHNDRSPSFYVSKSKGMCKCFSCGEGGSPVSFIMKLEQLSFTEALRYLAKKYNIEIEEREMTDDERRAENDRENMFALNDFAMRYFEKTLKETADGRDIGLSYFRYRGISDAMIEKFHLGYALEGRDALYKTAIERGYSEQYLISTGVCNRTDDGRVYDRFRGRVIYPIFTLAGKVVAFGGRTLSSEKKIAKYVNSPESDIYLKRRELYGLFQAKQAIAKAQKCILVEGYMDVISMHQAGVCNVVASSGTALTVEQVRLIKRFTSNVTLIYDSDAAGIKASLRGIELLLQDDMDIKVLLLPEGEDPDSFAQSHSSSEVEAYISEHETDFISFMASILMDGAASNPTKRAEVITRVVKTIALIPDEIKRSVYAQECSRILFMDEDVLRREIGKYYNEFRLKSREEQQRAEVFTGGSPVAQADGVAAGSGSDGESGPTQQMQPAAQQPSGVSRHDRFLRTYEMNIARLIAKYGNYAFADGIDDDGNAVPMTVLEYIEADLAADEISFVNPDLAHFFAEARRLSRYSWDADLARRREELEGRRNQEFSAGVEAIRQKATDVGSISAMERTLRETVDTNFNRGLEEFSSSYLARQMCSSPDDIVRNLASDLVVERHILSKVHTKYAKVDTEQDLLGELVPRALHELKDAILWTRLDDTRKELAACASDYESALALMRRLQEIENARSELAKLIGDRVIAPRK, encoded by the coding sequence ATGAAAAAGATTGACAATGCCACAGTCCAGCGAATACTCGATGCCGCCGATATCGTAGAGGTGGTGAGTGACTTCGTGGCTCTGAAAAAGCGCGGGGCCAACTATGTCGGGCTGTGTCCGTTTCACAACGACCGCTCGCCGTCGTTTTATGTGTCGAAGTCGAAAGGCATGTGCAAGTGTTTCAGTTGCGGTGAGGGCGGCAGCCCTGTCAGCTTTATCATGAAACTCGAACAGCTGTCGTTTACGGAAGCGTTGCGTTATCTCGCCAAGAAATACAACATCGAAATCGAGGAGCGCGAGATGACCGACGACGAGCGCCGTGCCGAGAATGACCGCGAGAACATGTTTGCGCTCAACGACTTTGCCATGCGCTATTTTGAGAAGACTCTCAAGGAGACGGCCGACGGGCGTGACATCGGACTATCATATTTCCGCTACCGAGGCATAAGTGACGCGATGATCGAGAAGTTTCATCTCGGATATGCCCTCGAAGGACGCGACGCGCTCTACAAGACGGCAATCGAGCGTGGATACAGCGAGCAATATCTGATTTCCACAGGTGTCTGCAACCGGACTGACGACGGGCGTGTCTATGACCGCTTCCGTGGCCGAGTGATATATCCGATATTCACCTTGGCCGGAAAGGTGGTGGCATTCGGCGGACGCACGCTGAGTTCGGAAAAGAAGATTGCCAAATATGTCAATTCGCCTGAATCGGACATATATCTGAAACGACGCGAGCTTTACGGGCTGTTTCAGGCGAAACAGGCGATAGCAAAGGCGCAGAAGTGCATACTTGTGGAGGGCTACATGGATGTCATCTCGATGCATCAGGCCGGAGTGTGCAATGTCGTCGCCTCGTCGGGCACGGCTCTGACCGTGGAGCAGGTGAGGCTTATCAAGCGCTTCACGTCGAATGTCACCCTGATCTACGACAGTGACGCCGCCGGTATCAAGGCTTCCCTGCGAGGCATCGAACTGCTTTTGCAGGACGATATGGACATCAAAGTGCTGCTCCTACCCGAAGGTGAAGACCCTGACTCGTTTGCCCAGAGCCATTCGTCGAGTGAGGTTGAGGCATATATCAGCGAACATGAGACCGATTTCATAAGTTTCATGGCCTCGATTCTCATGGACGGGGCTGCGAGCAATCCGACCAAGCGCGCCGAGGTCATCACGCGAGTGGTGAAGACCATCGCGCTGATTCCCGACGAAATCAAGCGTAGCGTCTATGCGCAGGAGTGCTCGCGGATTCTGTTTATGGATGAGGATGTATTGCGCCGTGAAATCGGGAAGTATTATAATGAATTCCGGCTGAAATCGCGCGAGGAGCAGCAACGCGCTGAGGTGTTCACGGGAGGCAGTCCTGTCGCTCAGGCCGACGGTGTGGCGGCCGGTAGCGGTTCGGACGGAGAGTCCGGCCCGACGCAGCAGATGCAGCCGGCAGCGCAGCAACCGTCCGGAGTCTCGCGCCATGACCGTTTTCTCCGCACATACGAGATGAACATTGCGCGTCTCATAGCCAAATATGGCAACTATGCCTTTGCCGACGGTATTGATGACGATGGAAACGCCGTCCCGATGACTGTGCTCGAATATATAGAGGCTGATCTGGCGGCTGATGAAATCTCGTTTGTTAATCCCGATCTTGCCCATTTCTTTGCCGAGGCACGTCGCCTGAGCCGTTACAGCTGGGACGCAGACCTTGCCCGTCGGCGCGAGGAGCTTGAAGGACGACGTAATCAGGAATTCTCAGCCGGAGTCGAGGCCATCAGACAGAAGGCTACTGACGTCGGGAGTATTTCGGCGATGGAGCGGACGTTGCGGGAGACAGTGGACACTAATTTCAACCGGGGTCTTGAGGAGTTTTCAAGTTCATATCTCGCGCGCCAGATGTGTTCGTCGCCCGATGATATTGTCAGGAATCTCGCCTCGGATCTCGTTGTCGAGCGCCACATACTTAGCAAGGTTCACACTAAGTATGCAAAGGTCGACACCGAGCAGGATCTTCTTGGCGAGCTTGTGCCACGTGCTCTGCATGAACTGAAGGATGCCATTCTCTGGACCCGACTCGATGACACGCGTAAAGAACTGGCAGCATGTGCCTCGGACTACGAAAGTGCGCTTGCGCTAATGCGCAGGCTTCAGGAAATCGAAAACGCACGTTCGGAACTTGCAAAGCTCATCGGCGACCGTGTCATTGCCCCGCGTAAATAG
- a CDS encoding DUF6242 domain-containing protein codes for MTKRYPLYTLVALFLTAMISSCNKDSDSFVAEGDFGNCSVTSFSLGKNDSVLKGLDSVYFSIDLVNAVIFNADSLPKGTRIDKMIVNIGTSSASACDLTFRLPETSSDTTISYIDSPNDSINFADGPVKLLVKSYDGLSSREYSIKLNVHEVVPDTLFWDKTARRTLPGTLSAPQAQKTVEFNGRIYCLTVAGDKASVASVENPYDNNWTAGEAHLPDDAVVGSFAASNDAFYIIDGQGRLYTSPDALTWSATGAHMDHVYGGYVNRILGARKDSDGWKHVTYPATTEQPIPAGCPVGGTGQMVTYVTSWSASPLSMFVGGHDASGNVVGSTWGYDGEVWAKISSRDIDEREDVALFPYFTPREVTGFWRVTERSALIALGGRYESTEGQVVSNNVYISYDQGITWDEASSYLQLPDYIPDFAAAQAMVVDARLDDSMSRSASTADGWTVFTGNRMPVWATPVPFAHASRVSAPITEWECPYIYLFGGENAAGDLYNTLWKGVIRRFTFAPLY; via the coding sequence ATGACAAAAAGATACCCGCTATACACTTTGGTGGCTCTCTTCCTGACAGCTATGATCAGTAGCTGCAACAAGGACTCTGACTCATTTGTGGCAGAAGGCGATTTCGGCAACTGTTCGGTGACATCTTTCAGTCTCGGGAAGAACGACAGTGTGCTTAAGGGCCTTGATTCGGTCTATTTTTCGATAGACCTTGTCAATGCCGTTATCTTTAACGCTGACTCGCTGCCAAAAGGCACACGTATTGACAAGATGATTGTAAATATAGGAACATCGTCGGCCAGCGCGTGTGATCTCACATTCCGTCTACCCGAGACATCAAGTGACACGACTATCAGTTATATAGACAGCCCCAACGACAGCATAAATTTCGCCGATGGCCCTGTCAAGCTGCTCGTGAAGTCATATGACGGTCTTTCAAGCCGTGAATACAGCATCAAGCTCAACGTGCATGAGGTGGTTCCCGACACGCTATTCTGGGATAAGACCGCACGCCGCACGCTTCCCGGAACGCTTTCCGCTCCGCAGGCTCAGAAGACAGTTGAATTCAACGGCCGTATATACTGTCTTACGGTTGCCGGTGACAAGGCTTCGGTTGCCTCGGTTGAAAATCCGTATGACAACAACTGGACAGCCGGTGAGGCCCATCTGCCCGACGATGCTGTGGTTGGATCATTCGCAGCAAGTAACGATGCTTTCTATATCATCGATGGCCAAGGCCGTCTCTACACATCGCCTGACGCATTGACATGGAGCGCGACAGGCGCTCACATGGATCATGTGTATGGCGGTTATGTCAACCGCATACTTGGCGCAAGAAAGGATTCGGACGGCTGGAAGCATGTCACCTATCCGGCTACGACCGAACAGCCCATACCGGCAGGATGCCCTGTCGGCGGAACAGGCCAGATGGTCACTTATGTGACCTCATGGAGTGCCTCCCCCTTATCTATGTTTGTCGGAGGACATGATGCCTCGGGAAATGTGGTCGGTTCTACATGGGGTTATGACGGTGAAGTGTGGGCTAAGATCAGTTCACGCGATATTGATGAACGTGAGGACGTAGCATTGTTCCCTTACTTCACTCCACGCGAAGTGACCGGCTTCTGGCGAGTGACAGAGCGTTCGGCGCTCATTGCCCTCGGTGGCCGCTATGAGTCGACAGAAGGTCAGGTCGTGTCAAACAATGTATATATTTCATATGACCAAGGCATAACATGGGATGAGGCGTCAAGCTATCTTCAGCTTCCGGATTATATCCCTGACTTTGCAGCCGCGCAGGCTATGGTGGTCGACGCACGTCTCGACGACTCGATGTCACGTTCGGCATCAACTGCTGATGGCTGGACTGTTTTCACCGGCAACCGTATGCCTGTGTGGGCGACTCCGGTTCCCTTTGCACATGCGAGCCGTGTCAGCGCGCCGATTACAGAGTGGGAATGTCCTTACATCTATCTGTTCGGAGGCGAGAATGCTGCCGGTGACCTCTACAACACGCTGTGGAAAGGTGTGATTCGCCGCTTCACTTTCGCACCACTTTATTAA
- the porG gene encoding type IX secretion system protein PorG yields the protein MKSLFLSLIVASCGSVIPATAYAQTQESVETYKFDAGVGLGMSGYLGDANESSLFAHPGVALNGSFRYLINTRWAIRGLFTAASLSGTTADMDNVLPEGKVYDFKSWVYDLGGRVEFNFFNYGIGEKYKNLSRISPYLSLGLGVTMSSTSGDSYVAMSLPMAFGVKYKVKPRVNLSLEFCMTKVFGDNVDSGELSDLYQIKSSFLKNTDWYSTIMLGISYEFGKRCVTCHRID from the coding sequence ATGAAATCTCTCTTTCTCTCTCTGATTGTTGCTTCATGCGGGTCGGTGATTCCGGCCACTGCATACGCTCAGACGCAAGAGAGCGTCGAGACTTACAAGTTTGATGCCGGGGTGGGGCTCGGGATGTCGGGCTATCTCGGCGATGCCAATGAAAGCTCGCTGTTCGCTCACCCAGGTGTCGCGCTTAACGGCTCGTTTCGTTATCTAATCAATACACGCTGGGCCATACGCGGACTGTTTACGGCTGCTTCATTGAGCGGCACTACGGCAGACATGGACAATGTGCTTCCCGAAGGAAAAGTCTACGACTTCAAGTCGTGGGTCTATGACCTCGGAGGCCGGGTTGAGTTCAACTTTTTCAACTATGGAATAGGTGAAAAGTATAAGAATCTCAGCCGTATCTCGCCCTATCTGTCGCTCGGGCTTGGTGTCACAATGTCGAGTACGTCAGGTGACAGTTATGTGGCGATGAGCCTTCCGATGGCTTTCGGTGTCAAATACAAGGTGAAGCCGCGTGTCAATCTCAGTCTTGAGTTCTGCATGACAAAAGTGTTCGGTGATAATGTCGACAGCGGAGAACTGTCGGACCTCTACCAGATCAAAAGCTCTTTTCTCAAGAACACCGACTGGTATTCGACTATCATGCTTGGCATCAGCTACGAGTTTGGAAAACGTTGCGTCACGTGTCACCGCATCGACTGA
- a CDS encoding isoprenyl transferase codes for MTEEIDKSSLPRHVAIIMDGNGRWAKARGLDRSEGHVEGVNTVRRITEIASELGIGYLTLYTFSTENWNRPQAEVDALMHLIVIAIERETPDLIKNNVRLEMIGDTSRMPREAYERLQQCIADTSHGTGLTLILAISYSARWEIVRASRLFAEDVKAGKADPEDMNSDEAFSRYLTTASYPDPDLLIRTGGDHRVSNFLLWQIAYSEIYVTDTFWPDFSREDFVRALKDFRGRERRFGLTSEQLK; via the coding sequence ATGACAGAAGAAATAGACAAAAGTAGCCTTCCACGCCACGTGGCCATCATTATGGATGGAAATGGCCGTTGGGCCAAGGCGCGCGGTCTTGACCGTAGCGAGGGACATGTCGAAGGAGTGAATACGGTGCGAAGAATCACTGAAATAGCTTCTGAACTCGGCATAGGCTATCTTACACTCTATACGTTCTCCACAGAAAACTGGAATCGTCCTCAGGCCGAGGTCGACGCTCTGATGCACCTGATTGTGATCGCAATCGAGCGTGAGACCCCCGATCTGATTAAAAACAATGTCCGTCTTGAAATGATAGGCGATACGTCGCGTATGCCGCGTGAGGCATATGAACGCCTGCAGCAATGTATAGCCGATACATCTCACGGGACTGGGCTGACTCTTATTCTTGCAATCAGCTACTCAGCCCGTTGGGAAATAGTCAGGGCCTCACGCCTTTTTGCCGAAGATGTCAAGGCCGGTAAGGCTGATCCTGAGGATATGAATTCGGATGAGGCGTTCAGCCGTTATCTGACGACTGCCTCCTATCCCGACCCGGATCTGCTCATACGCACTGGCGGTGACCACCGCGTCAGCAATTTCCTGCTCTGGCAGATCGCATATTCGGAAATTTATGTCACAGACACATTCTGGCCTGACTTCTCACGCGAAGATTTTGTCAGGGCGCTTAAAGATTTCCGAGGCCGTGAACGCCGTTTCGGCCTTACCTCCGAACAACTAAAATAA
- a CDS encoding BamA/OMP85 family outer membrane protein, protein MRFKFITFLLLLSSISISFGVSAQATTDTIYNPTIHFTGLPKTYEIADIQVKGADNYEDYIVVGYTGLKIGDLITIPGPDITDATKRLWRQGLFSKIQITVDKVIGNKAYLTLNLRQQPRIGSITYHGVKKGEQQDLDEALQLRKGNQITQNIVNRAEQIISKYYGNKGFGNATVKINLTDDLSHPNEVLVDINVNKNDKVKVHKIYIDGNEVMSDNQLQRVMKKTNEKGKILNLFRQKKFVESDYEDDLERIIQKYNEKGYRDAAILSDSVVPFDEKTVDVYITLDEGKKYYINDILWVGNTIYSTDLLSNVLGMEKGDVYNQKLLKKRTSEDDDAIANYYMNNGYLFFDLTPIEKNVNGDSIDLEMRITEGPQARINNVIINGNDRLYEKVIRRELYVKPGELFNKEDLMRSAREIAQTGHFDPENMDIRPEPNQEDGTVDILFNLESKSNDQFEFSMGWGQTGIIGKVAIKFTNFSIKNLFYPNSYKGLVPQGDGQQLTISAQTNARYYQAYSISFLDPWFGGKRPNSLSVSAYYSRQTGVNSSYYNRSYMNSYMYPYSGLYNSGYGYNDYYQNSYENAYDPNKFLQMLGVSVGFGKRLNWPDNYFTFQAELGYNWYFLKNWEYLFDMQNGTSNSLTLGLTLARNSTDNPLYTRRGSNFSLNLQFTPPASLFGKKNWKQLSEIAKSTNTDTYTTAQIENARKELYRWIEYWKLRFKSRTYTPLTNPDGKYTLVFMTRADVGLLGSYNKNLKSPFETFYVGGDGMSGSYTYAQETIALRGYDNGQLTPYYRGGGYAYTRFGMELHFPFMLQPTTTIYGLTFIEGGNAWNSVKNFSPFDLKRSAGAGIRIYLPMIGMMGIDWAYGFDRVYGTKGGSHFHFILGQEF, encoded by the coding sequence ATGCGTTTTAAATTTATCACTTTCCTGCTCCTGCTCTCGTCAATCTCCATATCATTCGGCGTTTCGGCGCAGGCCACGACGGATACTATTTACAATCCAACCATACATTTCACAGGTCTGCCGAAGACATATGAAATAGCCGATATTCAGGTCAAGGGTGCTGACAACTATGAAGATTATATAGTTGTCGGCTATACCGGGCTTAAAATCGGTGATCTCATCACTATTCCCGGACCGGATATCACTGATGCGACAAAGCGTCTGTGGCGTCAGGGGCTGTTTTCCAAAATCCAGATAACGGTTGACAAGGTCATCGGAAACAAGGCTTATCTTACGCTCAATCTGCGCCAGCAGCCGCGTATAGGTTCGATCACTTATCATGGAGTGAAAAAAGGAGAGCAGCAGGATCTGGATGAGGCCCTGCAGCTACGCAAGGGAAATCAGATTACCCAGAACATCGTCAACCGTGCCGAGCAGATTATCTCTAAGTATTACGGCAACAAGGGTTTCGGCAATGCTACTGTCAAAATCAACCTGACTGACGACCTCTCGCATCCCAACGAAGTTCTTGTCGACATCAATGTCAACAAGAATGACAAGGTGAAGGTTCACAAAATCTATATCGACGGAAATGAGGTGATGAGTGACAACCAGTTGCAGCGTGTCATGAAGAAGACAAATGAAAAGGGGAAGATTCTGAACCTTTTCCGCCAGAAAAAATTTGTCGAGAGCGATTATGAGGATGACCTTGAGCGCATCATTCAGAAATATAATGAAAAAGGCTATCGTGATGCCGCGATACTTTCCGATTCTGTAGTTCCGTTTGACGAAAAGACGGTTGATGTCTACATTACACTCGACGAAGGAAAGAAATATTATATCAACGATATCTTATGGGTCGGCAATACGATTTATTCGACCGATCTTCTCTCCAACGTGCTCGGAATGGAGAAGGGCGATGTATATAATCAGAAACTTCTGAAGAAACGCACATCAGAGGATGATGACGCGATTGCCAATTACTATATGAACAACGGCTATCTTTTCTTCGATCTCACACCGATTGAGAAGAATGTCAACGGCGACTCGATTGATCTTGAAATGAGAATAACCGAAGGTCCTCAGGCTCGAATCAACAATGTCATTATCAACGGTAACGACCGTCTGTATGAAAAGGTGATCCGTCGTGAGCTTTATGTCAAGCCCGGTGAGCTGTTCAATAAGGAAGACCTGATGCGTTCGGCGCGTGAAATCGCACAGACCGGTCACTTCGATCCCGAAAATATGGACATCCGTCCTGAGCCGAATCAGGAAGACGGTACGGTTGACATCCTTTTCAATCTCGAATCGAAGTCCAACGACCAGTTCGAATTTTCTATGGGCTGGGGGCAGACAGGTATCATCGGTAAGGTTGCAATCAAGTTTACCAACTTCTCGATCAAGAACCTGTTCTATCCCAACAGCTATAAGGGGCTCGTTCCGCAGGGCGACGGCCAGCAGCTCACGATTTCCGCACAGACGAATGCCCGCTATTATCAGGCATACAGCATCTCGTTCCTTGATCCGTGGTTTGGTGGCAAGCGTCCCAACTCGCTTTCGGTCTCGGCCTACTACAGCCGTCAGACAGGTGTCAATTCGTCGTACTACAACCGCAGCTACATGAACAGCTATATGTATCCCTATAGCGGTCTCTACAACTCCGGCTACGGATATAACGATTACTACCAGAATTCATATGAGAACGCATATGACCCGAATAAGTTCCTTCAGATGCTTGGCGTTTCTGTCGGTTTCGGAAAGCGTCTCAACTGGCCTGACAACTATTTCACCTTCCAGGCTGAACTCGGCTACAACTGGTATTTCCTTAAGAACTGGGAATATCTTTTCGATATGCAGAACGGTACGTCAAACTCACTCACGCTCGGTCTGACACTCGCGCGTAACTCTACCGACAACCCGCTCTATACCCGCCGAGGCTCTAACTTCTCGCTCAACCTACAGTTCACGCCTCCGGCTTCTCTCTTCGGGAAGAAGAACTGGAAGCAGCTGTCGGAAATTGCGAAGAGTACCAATACCGACACATATACAACCGCTCAGATCGAGAATGCCCGCAAAGAGCTCTATCGCTGGATTGAGTATTGGAAATTGCGTTTCAAATCGCGCACATACACTCCGCTTACCAACCCTGACGGAAAATATACTCTTGTGTTCATGACACGTGCGGATGTCGGTCTTCTCGGCAGCTACAACAAGAATCTTAAATCACCTTTCGAAACATTCTATGTCGGTGGTGACGGCATGTCGGGTTCCTATACTTATGCACAGGAGACAATTGCCCTTCGCGGATATGACAATGGACAGCTTACGCCCTACTATCGTGGAGGCGGTTACGCCTACACTCGTTTCGGCATGGAACTTCACTTCCCCTTCATGCTCCAGCCCACGACCACTATCTATGGTCTGACATTCATCGAAGGCGGTAACGCATGGAATTCGGTGAAGAACTTCTCTCCGTTCGATCTCAAGCGCAGCGCCGGTGCCGGTATCCGTATCTATCTCCCGATGATCGGAATGATGGGTATCGACTGGGCCTACGGTTTTGACCGCGTCTATGGCACCAAGGGAGGCTCGCACTTCCATTTCATCCTCGGTCAGGAATTCTAA
- a CDS encoding OmpH family outer membrane protein has product MKKIFLTLALVLACFAGASAQKFALVDMDYILSNVPAYEMANEQLNQISQRWQKEVESVAKEAETLYKNYQNEMVFLTDEQKKKKEEEIVGKEKQAAELRQKYFGPDGELYKKRQTLMKPIQDDVYNAVKKVSEERGYQCIFDRASSADIIFASPRIDVSNEVLEKLGYSK; this is encoded by the coding sequence ATGAAAAAGATTTTCCTGACATTAGCACTTGTGCTTGCATGCTTCGCAGGAGCATCGGCGCAGAAGTTCGCGCTGGTCGATATGGATTATATCCTTTCGAACGTCCCTGCCTATGAAATGGCCAACGAACAGCTCAACCAGATTTCCCAGCGATGGCAGAAAGAGGTCGAATCGGTGGCAAAGGAAGCCGAGACACTATATAAGAACTATCAGAACGAAATGGTGTTTCTGACCGACGAACAGAAGAAGAAAAAGGAAGAAGAGATTGTCGGCAAGGAAAAGCAGGCTGCGGAACTCCGCCAGAAATACTTCGGCCCTGACGGAGAGCTTTACAAAAAGCGTCAGACTCTGATGAAGCCGATTCAGGACGATGTTTACAATGCCGTCAAGAAAGTGTCGGAGGAGCGCGGCTATCAGTGTATTTTCGACCGTGCATCGTCGGCTGATATAATATTTGCCTCGCCACGTATCGACGTCTCCAACGAGGTGCTTGAAAAGTTAGGTTATTCCAAATAA
- a CDS encoding OmpH family outer membrane protein translates to MIKRLLLAIMIAFPMSLFAQKFGVINTNELMTSLPEMKSVQEQMEAATKKYEDEFAKLQEEFNKKFQEFQALEASTPETIKERRTQELQEIDTKIQRFRETAQQDLQRQNQQLLAPIQEKVMKAIQSVGAEGKFTFIFENGMSLYTGADVTDVTPLVKTALGIK, encoded by the coding sequence ATGATCAAAAGACTTTTGCTCGCAATCATGATTGCGTTTCCCATGAGCCTGTTCGCTCAGAAATTTGGTGTTATCAACACTAACGAGCTCATGACTTCTCTTCCGGAAATGAAATCTGTTCAGGAACAGATGGAAGCCGCTACCAAGAAATACGAAGACGAATTCGCAAAACTTCAGGAAGAGTTCAACAAGAAATTTCAGGAATTTCAGGCTCTTGAAGCGTCTACCCCCGAGACAATCAAGGAGCGCCGAACACAGGAACTTCAGGAAATCGACACCAAGATCCAGCGCTTCCGTGAGACTGCACAGCAGGATCTCCAGCGCCAGAACCAGCAGCTTCTCGCTCCCATACAGGAAAAGGTCATGAAGGCGATCCAGAGCGTAGGCGCTGAAGGCAAGTTCACCTTTATTTTCGAAAACGGCATGTCGCTCTACACAGGTGCTGATGTCACAGATGTCACTCCTCTCGTGAAGACCGCCCTCGGAATTAAATAA
- a CDS encoding LptF/LptG family permease, which produces MLRIKRMDIFILQSFVPLFMMTFCICLFIVLMQFLWRYIDELVGKGLGVDVIGELFFYAALTMIPMALPLAILLASLMTFGNLGEQFELTAMKASGISLLRTMAPLIVLMVCIATGAFFFQNDVLPVAQTKMWTLLYSMRQKSPELEIPEGVFYDQIPGYNLFVQEKNRETGVLYEVMIYDVSKGFENSSIILADSGKMSITPDKTHLFLRLWHGESFENLKDAGAGNMKNVPYRRESFSEKEIMLKFDSNFNRMDEQGMRNQYVGKNMAELQATIDSVGARVDSLGSSYGTALREYPYMGIHAYQTRIDSGKSVKTRRPDVEIAKPVNVDSIMRGSSSGIRIGYLNQGLAKAQRMRQEYEYKSIAMADDLKTMRRHAIELQKKFTLSFACIIFFFIGAPLGAIIRKGGLGTPLVISVFLFIFYYIIDNMGYKLARDGKWEVWEGMWLSAAVLLPMGVFFTYKAVNDSAVFNKDAYLNFFRKFFGVSEVRHVEMKELVMEEIDPVIAVQRMEALKLEVAAYLSRNPARQSYRDYWLHGYDRDELHRLRDTIENDVEYLSNSREKMVVLKLMDFPVLRSLWFQQPSTRPWLSWIMIALFPIGLAVWFYGRKTQLRLRDELSTVTKVADQLIELIAPKIDD; this is translated from the coding sequence ATGTTACGCATCAAACGCATGGACATCTTCATCCTTCAGAGCTTCGTTCCTCTGTTCATGATGACGTTCTGCATCTGTCTATTCATAGTGCTAATGCAATTCCTGTGGCGTTATATAGACGAACTTGTCGGCAAGGGTCTTGGTGTGGATGTCATAGGAGAGCTGTTCTTCTATGCCGCACTGACCATGATTCCGATGGCGCTTCCGCTCGCCATCCTTCTCGCGTCGCTGATGACTTTCGGCAATCTCGGCGAGCAGTTTGAACTTACAGCCATGAAGGCGTCGGGGATTTCGCTCCTGCGCACCATGGCTCCGCTTATCGTGCTGATGGTCTGCATTGCCACCGGCGCTTTCTTTTTTCAGAATGACGTGCTTCCTGTGGCGCAGACAAAGATGTGGACTCTGCTCTATTCAATGAGGCAGAAATCACCGGAGCTTGAGATTCCGGAGGGTGTGTTCTATGACCAGATTCCCGGATATAATCTTTTTGTGCAGGAAAAAAACAGGGAGACGGGTGTGCTCTACGAGGTGATGATCTACGACGTGTCGAAGGGTTTTGAAAATTCGTCAATCATTCTTGCCGACTCCGGAAAGATGTCGATTACTCCTGACAAGACTCATCTTTTCCTTCGTCTCTGGCATGGAGAGTCGTTTGAGAACCTTAAGGATGCCGGTGCGGGCAATATGAAAAATGTGCCCTATCGCCGTGAGTCGTTCTCGGAGAAAGAAATCATGCTGAAGTTCGATTCCAATTTCAACCGTATGGATGAACAGGGAATGCGTAACCAGTATGTCGGAAAGAATATGGCTGAACTTCAGGCGACGATTGACTCTGTAGGTGCACGTGTCGACTCGCTTGGCTCATCCTACGGCACGGCTCTCAGGGAATATCCCTATATGGGCATACATGCCTATCAGACGCGCATCGACAGTGGCAAGAGTGTAAAGACCCGCAGACCGGATGTCGAGATTGCAAAACCTGTCAACGTCGACTCTATTATGCGGGGTTCGTCATCGGGCATAAGGATCGGTTATCTGAACCAAGGTCTGGCGAAGGCTCAGCGAATGCGTCAGGAATATGAGTACAAGAGTATCGCCATGGCCGATGACCTCAAGACCATGAGGCGCCATGCCATAGAGCTGCAAAAGAAATTCACGCTTTCGTTTGCCTGTATAATATTCTTCTTTATCGGCGCTCCGCTTGGTGCTATTATCCGTAAAGGCGGCCTTGGAACTCCGCTTGTAATCTCTGTGTTCCTGTTCATTTTCTATTATATTATCGACAACATGGGCTACAAGCTTGCCCGTGACGGTAAATGGGAGGTATGGGAAGGCATGTGGCTCAGTGCGGCCGTCCTTCTTCCGATGGGTGTATTCTTCACATATAAGGCCGTCAATGACTCGGCTGTGTTTAACAAGGATGCCTATCTGAATTTCTTCCGCAAATTCTTTGGCGTGAGCGAGGTGCGTCATGTCGAGATGAAGGAACTTGTGATGGAGGAGATAGACCCGGTTATCGCAGTCCAGCGGATGGAAGCCCTGAAACTTGAGGTCGCGGCATATCTTTCGAGAAATCCTGCCCGGCAGAGTTATCGTGACTACTGGCTTCACGGTTATGACCGCGACGAGTTGCACAGGCTTCGCGATACGATTGAAAACGATGTCGAGTATCTGTCCAATTCGAGAGAAAAGATGGTTGTGCTCAAGCTGATGGATTTTCCTGTGCTTAGAAGCCTTTGGTTTCAGCAGCCATCGACCAGACCTTGGCTGTCATGGATAATGATTGCCTTGTTTCCGATCGGTTTGGCCGTGTGGTTCTACGGTCGGAAAACCCAGCTCCGTCTGCGTGACGAACTCTCTACTGTCACAAAAGTAGCCGACCAGCTCATAGAGCTGATAGCTCCTAAGATAGACGACTGA